TAAATTGTTCTTACCCGGCGTCGGAACGGCTGAAGCAGCAATGAATCAATTAGCGCAACGAAATCTCATCGATCTGATAAAAGTCTGTACACAACCTATTTTAGGAATTTGTCTTGGCATGCAGTTGTTAGCGAGTCATAGTCAAGAAGGAAACGTCAATACGCTCGGTGTAATTGATGAATCGATTGTTAAATTACCTGATTGTGGTTTACCATTACTACATACTGGTTGGAATCAAGTCAATGCTAAGGCTGGCGATCATTTATTCAGAGATATTCCCGAAGGTTCTTATTTTTATTTTGTTCATGGATACGCACTACCAATATGTTCAGCAACTATCGCGGAAACCAAATACGGCGAAAACTTTTCCGCTGCCGTACAAAAAGACAATTACTTCGGCGTTCAATTTCATCCCGAACGTTCTGGTTCAGTAGGTGCAAAACTGCTGAAAAACTTCTTGGAGATATAGATACTATGCCAATACCAACTATTATCCCCGCATTAGATCTTATAGATGGGCAGATTGTCCGCCTCCATCAAGGTGATTATGCACAAAAAAGAGAATATGCGCACGATCCTCTAAAACAGTTACAATTTTATCAAGCACAAGGTGCCAAACAACTTCATTTAGTTGATTTAACGGGTGCAAAAAATCCACAACTACGTCAAATTGAATTGATAACAAAACTCATCAATGGTGTTGATATTCCGATACAAATTGGTGGAGGAATTCGCCAACAAGCCGATATTGAAGCTTTGCTAGCTGCCGGTGCTCAACGGGTGGTGATTGGTTCAACTGCTATTAAAACACCAGAGATCGTCAAACAATGGTTTAGTAATTACGGCGCTGATAGATTAGTATTAGCCTTAGATGTACGAATTAGCCCTGAAGGTAAAAAATACATTGCTATTCATGGATGGCAAGAACAATCTAACCAGACCTTAGAGCAGGTCATTGATAATTACTTACCTTTTGGGCTTAAGCATGTACTTTGTACTGATATTTCAAAAGATGGCACTTTAAGTGGTTCTAATGTAGCGTTATATCAGCACATTACCCAGCAATACCCTCAAATTGCTTTTCAAGCATCTGGTGGCATTGGTGATATCAATGATATTAAAGCGCTAGAAAAAAGTGGTGTAGCAGGCATTATTGTCGGTCGAGCATTATTAGAAGGCAAATTTACCATTCAGGAGGCGATGACATGTTGGCAAAACGTATAATACCTTGTCTTGATGTTCGTAATGGTCAAGTCGTTAAAGGTGTACAATTTCGTAATCATGAAATTATCGGCGATATCGTACCACTTGCTGAACGTTATGCTAAAGAAGGAGCGGATGAATTGGTATTTTATGATATTACTGCCTCTTCTGATGGACGTGTTGTTGATAAAAGCTGGGTAGCAAAAGTCGCCGAAGTGATTGATATCCCTTTCTGCGTGGCAGGTGGAATTAAAACGATTGATGATGCTGCCCGCATACTTGCTTATGGAGCAGATAAAATATCCATTAATTCCCCTGCCTTAGCAAATCCAGATCTTATCAGCCAATTGGCCGATCGTTTTGGTGTTCAATGCATCGTAGTGGGTATCGATACTTGGTATGATAGCCAAACCAATCAATATAATGTTTACCAATTTACTGGTGATGAGAAACGGACTATCGCCACTGTTTGGAACACTTTAGATTGGGTTGAAGAGGTACAAAAACGAGGAGCTGGTGAGATTGTTTTAAATATGATGAATCAAGATGGAGTGAAACAAGGCTATGATTTAGTTCAGTTACAAGCTGTACGCGCCAAATGTAAAATTCCATTAATTGCATCAGGTGGTGCAGGTGAAATGCACCATTTTCTTGATGCTTTTTTAAAAGCTAATGTAGATGGTGCACTGGCAGCATCCGTATTCCATAAACAACTTATTAATATTAAAGAATTGAAACAATATTTAGCTAAAAAAGGAGTGATAATACGCTTATGTTAACCTTAGAACAAATCAATCAATTGGATTGGCAAAAAGTGGGAGATTTAATGCCTGTTATCATTCAACATGCCGTTTCCGGTGATGTACTCATGCTCGGTTACATGAACAAAGAAGCATTAGAACATTCTATTACAACAGGTAAAGTAACGTTTTATTCTCGCACTAAAGCGCGTTTATGGACTAAAGGTGAGACGTCTGGACATTTTCTGGAGTTAGTAGATATTGCACCCGATTGTGATCATGATAGTTTGTTAATATTAGTTAATCCGCTCGGACCAACTTGCCATAATGGCACTAAAAGTTGTTTCAGTCCCGCACAGTCAGAATGGGGATTTTTGTTTGAACTTGAACAGCTCCTTGCTTCTAGGAAAAACGCTGATCCTAATTCGTCATATACCGCTAAACTTTATCAAGATGGGACTAAACGTATTGCACAAAAAGTTGGCGAAGAAGGTGTAGAAACAGCATTAGCCGCTACCGTTAGAGATCGCGAAGAACTAAAAAATGAGTCTGCTGATTTGATTTATCATCTTTTAGTGTTATTGCAAGATCAAAACTTAAACTTACAAGATGTTATTGGTATTTTAAAATCCAGACATCAATAAGCGTTACTAATTCTTTGAGCTATTTTTAACTTAATTCGTCGTTATTTAAAAAATGTGTTTTAGGTTAAAAATAGTTCAGTATATAGGTCTACCCTTCCTCATGATCGACTTTATCATTTATAATTTATCTCATTCAACACTATAAATTATTTGTAACTAAAACTTGATCATTTCATCAATACATTTGAAATGTTACTAAATTTGTTGTTATCCATTCTAATCACGTGGTTTGTATCTACAACTCACTGAATAATCGCGTTTGAAATGATCCCACTTATAAATAAAATAACAAGATTAAAACACCTATTATTCGGTCATTATATTAACATCTCTTGCATTATAGTTTATGATCCTAAACAATTGTAATTAATATTGTATTGGATCTTCTGATGTATCGCTGGTTTGAAAAACGAATTAACCCCTACCCTAATAATGATCCTCAACCCGTTGCTAAAAATCTGTTTGTATTTTTATGGCAAATGACAAAAGGTATTCGGTTTTATATTTTATTATTAATCTTTTTTAGTGCCTTTGTCAGCGCTTTTGAGACTTTTTTATTTGCTGTTGTTGGGAAAGTAATAGACAAATTAAGTATCGTGACACCTCTTGAGTTGTGGCAAAAAGAGGGGGGTACATTAATCATATTGGCAATCATTATTGCAGGTAGTACTTTATTTGTTGCGCTAGGTACGATTATCAAACATCAAGTGTTAGCTGGCAACTTCCCTATGCGTTTACGTTGGAATTTACATCGGTTAGTTCTCAATCAAAGTATGCAGTTTTTTCAGGATGAATTTGCCGGTCGGGTATCGGCAAAGGTAATGCAGACCGCATTGGCGGTACGCGATACTATATTTTTGATTTCCGATATTTTAGTTTATGTTGTTATCTACTTCTTTACTATGTCGTTAGTTTTATCAGACTTCAATATCTGGTTACTTATTCCTTTTACCAGTTGGTTATTCTGTTACATGATAGCGATGATTTATTTCGTACCCCGTTTAGGAAATATTGCTGAACGTCAAGCCGATGCCCGTTCACTGATGACAGGTCGCGTTACTGATGCTTATACGAATATTATGACAGTAAAACTCTTTTCACATTCAGGTAGTGAAGCTAATTATGCTAAAGAATCAATGGATGGCTTTTTGGTTACCGTTAACAAGCAAATGCGTTTAGTTAGTAGCTTTGAGATTGTGAATCATATTCTAAATATTGGTCTATTTTTAAGCACTTTTGGTCTGTCCTTATGGTTATGGAGTAGTTCCATGATAGGTGTAGGAGCAATCGCAGCTGCTACTGCGCTGGCTTTACGTTTAAGTGGTACATCACACTGGGTAATGTGGGAAATGACTTCACTATTTGAGAATATAGGTGTAGTCAAAGATGGAATCAATACTTTTTCTGTCAATCAAGAAATCAAAGATAAACCTAATGCTAGCGAACTTAAAGTAACAAAAGGTAATATCGTATTTAAAGATGTTAATTTTAATTATGATAATCGTGTAGATGATCCGATTATTGAGCAACTAAATCTTAATATTAAACCCGGTGAAAAAATTGGTTTAGTCGGTCGTTCTGGTGCAGGTAAATCTACTCTGATAAATCTCTTACTACGTTTTTATGATCTAAAAAGCGGGCAAATTATCATTGATAACCAAGATATTCGTAACGTGACACAAGATAGTCTGCGTTCTCAAATTGGTATGGTTACCCAAGATACCTCTTTACTGCATCGCTCGGTACGAGAAAATTTGCTTTATGGTAATCCAACCGCCAGTGAAGAACAAATGTATCAAGCTGCGAAACAAGCAGAAGCTGATAAATTTATTGTCACCTTACGTGATGCACAAGGTCGAATGGGCTATGATGCTTATGTCGGCGAACGTGGAATAAAATTATCTGGTGGACAACGGCAACGAATTGCTATTGCCCGCGTAATGTTAAAAAATGCACCAATTCTATTGTTAGATGAAGCTACGAGTGCATTGGATTCAGAAGTGGAACTTGCCATCCAACATAGTTTATATCAACTAATGGAAGGAAAAACAGTAATTGCCATTGCTCATCGTTTGGCAACTATCGCTGCCATGGATCGCTTAATAGTACTGGATCAAGGTAAAATCATTGAACAGGGTAGCCATCAAGAATTGTTAGCGTTAAATGGTCTTTATGCCCAACTATGGAAACATCAGAGCGGTGGTTTCTTAGGTGATGCTTAAATAATTAAATGCTCATTAGATCGTCATCAAGAATTTGATGACGATAAATCAATGAAGTATAGATTGATAAACCTTATAAGCATTTCATAAATTTGACTGAATATGATTTTTTGATAGTGATTTACTCAATAAGAGTATTATTAGATTCTGTCATTATTGATAATACATCGCAATTAATTGCCCAGCGACTTCATGGATAGATAAGGGCGTATCAAATATATCTTGCAAAATATCGGCCTGCATAATCGCTTTAGGTTGCCCCTGATAACAAAGTGCACCTTTTTTCATGGCTAAAATATAATCAGAATATGCAGAAGCGAAATTAATATCATGAATGACTAGAATAATGGTTTTACCTAACTGATCGGCTGCTAAACGTAGCTGTTTCATCATGGCAACTGCATGTTTCATATCAAGATTGTTAAGCGGTTCATCTAACAATATATAATTGGTATCTTGGCATAAAACCATTGCAACGTAAGCCCGTTGTCGCTGTCCACCTGATAATTCGTCTAAAAAGCGATGTCGCAAATCCAATAAGTTTAAGAATGCTAATGATTGGTCAATTATCTCCAGATCTTTTGTGGTTAATCTTCCTTTGCTGTATGGATATCGACCAAACCCTACTAATTCTTCTACTGTTAATCGACTATTGAATTGATTTTCTTGTCGTAGAATTGACAAATTTTTTGCCAACACAGCACTATTCGTTGTCACAACATCTAGATCGCCAACTTGCACTCTACCAGAATCCGCTAGTAATAATCGACCTATGATAGATAATAACGTTGATTTACCCGCTCCATTTGCGCCAATGATAGAAGTAATACCGCCATTTGGAATGGTTGTTGTGATATTGTCTAAGATGACAGCATCGCCATATTGTTTTCTAATGTTATCAATGGTGATCATTTTAGAACCTTTTTAATATTAAATAAATGAAGACGATACCGCCAATAAATTCTAATACTACCGATAATGTACCTGACATATTTAATGCATATTCTAAAACAAGTTGACCGGCTACTAAGGCAATGACAGCCAATAAAAATGCGGTAGGTAATATAAATCGGTGTTGGTAACTTCCAGCTAGCAAATAAGCTAAATTTGCAACCATTAAACCTAAAAATGTCAATGGACCAACTAAAGCCGTAGCAATGGCGACTAAAATCGAGACTAAAAATAACGTCACCATCACTTCACGCGAAAAATTCAGTCCCAAATTAATTGCATGACTTCGACCTAAAGCTAATACATCAAATAGATGACGTTTGCGCCAAACAATCCAGCCGATGATTATAATAATAAAAACAGAAAACCAAATTAACTCTGGCGCTGCACGAGTAAAAGTAGCGAAGATCCGCCCTTGTAAAATCGCGAACTCGCTTGG
Above is a genomic segment from Frischella perrara containing:
- the hisH gene encoding imidazole glycerol phosphate synthase subunit HisH; protein product: MKVVIIDTACANLASVKYAVERLGYQPVITMDPDLILQSDKLFLPGVGTAEAAMNQLAQRNLIDLIKVCTQPILGICLGMQLLASHSQEGNVNTLGVIDESIVKLPDCGLPLLHTGWNQVNAKAGDHLFRDIPEGSYFYFVHGYALPICSATIAETKYGENFSAAVQKDNYFGVQFHPERSGSVGAKLLKNFLEI
- the hisA gene encoding 1-(5-phosphoribosyl)-5-[(5-phosphoribosylamino)methylideneamino]imidazole-4-carboxamide isomerase; the encoded protein is MPIPTIIPALDLIDGQIVRLHQGDYAQKREYAHDPLKQLQFYQAQGAKQLHLVDLTGAKNPQLRQIELITKLINGVDIPIQIGGGIRQQADIEALLAAGAQRVVIGSTAIKTPEIVKQWFSNYGADRLVLALDVRISPEGKKYIAIHGWQEQSNQTLEQVIDNYLPFGLKHVLCTDISKDGTLSGSNVALYQHITQQYPQIAFQASGGIGDINDIKALEKSGVAGIIVGRALLEGKFTIQEAMTCWQNV
- the hisF gene encoding imidazole glycerol phosphate synthase subunit HisF; the protein is MLAKRIIPCLDVRNGQVVKGVQFRNHEIIGDIVPLAERYAKEGADELVFYDITASSDGRVVDKSWVAKVAEVIDIPFCVAGGIKTIDDAARILAYGADKISINSPALANPDLISQLADRFGVQCIVVGIDTWYDSQTNQYNVYQFTGDEKRTIATVWNTLDWVEEVQKRGAGEIVLNMMNQDGVKQGYDLVQLQAVRAKCKIPLIASGGAGEMHHFLDAFLKANVDGALAASVFHKQLINIKELKQYLAKKGVIIRLC
- the hisIE gene encoding bifunctional phosphoribosyl-AMP cyclohydrolase/phosphoribosyl-ATP diphosphatase HisIE; the protein is MLTLEQINQLDWQKVGDLMPVIIQHAVSGDVLMLGYMNKEALEHSITTGKVTFYSRTKARLWTKGETSGHFLELVDIAPDCDHDSLLILVNPLGPTCHNGTKSCFSPAQSEWGFLFELEQLLASRKNADPNSSYTAKLYQDGTKRIAQKVGEEGVETALAATVRDREELKNESADLIYHLLVLLQDQNLNLQDVIGILKSRHQ
- a CDS encoding ABC transporter ATP-binding protein, which encodes MYRWFEKRINPYPNNDPQPVAKNLFVFLWQMTKGIRFYILLLIFFSAFVSAFETFLFAVVGKVIDKLSIVTPLELWQKEGGTLIILAIIIAGSTLFVALGTIIKHQVLAGNFPMRLRWNLHRLVLNQSMQFFQDEFAGRVSAKVMQTALAVRDTIFLISDILVYVVIYFFTMSLVLSDFNIWLLIPFTSWLFCYMIAMIYFVPRLGNIAERQADARSLMTGRVTDAYTNIMTVKLFSHSGSEANYAKESMDGFLVTVNKQMRLVSSFEIVNHILNIGLFLSTFGLSLWLWSSSMIGVGAIAAATALALRLSGTSHWVMWEMTSLFENIGVVKDGINTFSVNQEIKDKPNASELKVTKGNIVFKDVNFNYDNRVDDPIIEQLNLNIKPGEKIGLVGRSGAGKSTLINLLLRFYDLKSGQIIIDNQDIRNVTQDSLRSQIGMVTQDTSLLHRSVRENLLYGNPTASEEQMYQAAKQAEADKFIVTLRDAQGRMGYDAYVGERGIKLSGGQRQRIAIARVMLKNAPILLLDEATSALDSEVELAIQHSLYQLMEGKTVIAIAHRLATIAAMDRLIVLDQGKIIEQGSHQELLALNGLYAQLWKHQSGGFLGDA
- a CDS encoding ABC transporter ATP-binding protein, producing MITIDNIRKQYGDAVILDNITTTIPNGGITSIIGANGAGKSTLLSIIGRLLLADSGRVQVGDLDVVTTNSAVLAKNLSILRQENQFNSRLTVEELVGFGRYPYSKGRLTTKDLEIIDQSLAFLNLLDLRHRFLDELSGGQRQRAYVAMVLCQDTNYILLDEPLNNLDMKHAVAMMKQLRLAADQLGKTIILVIHDINFASAYSDYILAMKKGALCYQGQPKAIMQADILQDIFDTPLSIHEVAGQLIAMYYQ